In one window of Leifsonia sp. NPDC080035 DNA:
- a CDS encoding ribonuclease J, whose translation MPNLVSEPPALEPGTLRIIPTGGLGEIGRNMTVFEYEGKLLIVDCGVLFPEQDQPGVDLILPDFAPVRDRLDDVLGVVLTHGHEDHIGAVPYLLKLRADIPLIGSGLTLALVEAKLKEHRIQPFTLTVKEGQQEKLGPFDLEFVAVNHSIPDALAVAISTPAGVVLHTGDFKMDQLPLDDRLTDLRAFARLGEKGVDLFLADSTNADVPGFTPLERSIGPVLDTVIARAPRRVIVASFSSHVHRVQQVLDAAAANGRRVALLGRSMVRNMTIAAELGYLKVPEGVLIDYKKAADLPDDEIVYMSTGSQGEPMAVLARMANLDHQIEVGHGDTVILASSLIPGNENAVYRVIDGLTKLGANVVHKGNAKVHVSGHAAAGELLYCYNILKPKNVMPVHGEYRHLVANARLAMDTGVPERNTILAEDGSVVDLRDGVARIVGQLDLGFVYVDGSSVGEITDADLKDRRILGEEGFISIIVVVEAASGRIVTGPEIHARGFAEDDAVFDAVKPKIAAALSEAAHNGVRDSHALSQVVRRTVGRWVNTSYRRRPMIVPLVIEA comes from the coding sequence ATGCCCAACCTCGTCTCCGAGCCCCCGGCACTCGAGCCGGGAACGCTCCGGATCATCCCCACCGGCGGTCTCGGCGAGATCGGCCGCAACATGACCGTCTTCGAATACGAAGGCAAGCTCCTCATCGTCGACTGCGGCGTCCTGTTCCCCGAGCAGGACCAGCCGGGCGTCGACCTGATCCTCCCCGATTTCGCGCCGGTGCGCGACCGGCTGGACGACGTGCTCGGCGTGGTGCTCACGCACGGCCACGAGGACCACATCGGCGCCGTCCCGTACCTGCTCAAGCTGCGCGCGGACATCCCGCTGATCGGCTCAGGGCTCACCCTGGCGCTGGTGGAGGCGAAGCTCAAGGAGCACCGCATCCAGCCGTTCACCCTCACGGTGAAGGAGGGCCAGCAGGAGAAGCTCGGCCCGTTCGACCTCGAGTTCGTCGCGGTCAACCACTCCATCCCCGACGCCCTCGCCGTCGCGATCAGCACCCCGGCCGGGGTGGTCCTGCACACGGGCGACTTCAAGATGGACCAGCTGCCGCTGGACGACCGACTCACCGACCTGCGCGCGTTCGCCCGCCTCGGCGAGAAGGGCGTCGACCTGTTCCTGGCCGACTCGACCAACGCCGACGTGCCCGGTTTCACCCCGCTGGAGCGCTCGATCGGGCCGGTGCTCGACACCGTGATCGCTCGCGCCCCGCGCCGGGTCATCGTCGCGAGCTTCTCCAGCCACGTCCACCGTGTGCAGCAGGTGCTCGACGCCGCGGCCGCGAACGGCCGCCGCGTCGCCCTGCTCGGCCGCTCGATGGTACGCAACATGACGATCGCCGCCGAGCTCGGTTACCTGAAGGTGCCGGAGGGCGTGCTCATCGACTACAAGAAGGCCGCCGACCTGCCGGACGACGAGATCGTCTACATGTCGACGGGATCGCAGGGCGAGCCGATGGCCGTGCTCGCCAGGATGGCGAACCTCGACCACCAGATCGAGGTGGGCCACGGCGACACGGTGATCCTCGCCTCCAGCCTCATCCCCGGCAACGAGAACGCGGTCTACCGCGTCATCGACGGCCTCACCAAGCTCGGCGCCAACGTCGTGCACAAGGGCAACGCCAAGGTGCACGTCTCCGGGCACGCTGCGGCGGGCGAGCTGCTCTACTGCTACAACATCCTGAAGCCCAAGAACGTGATGCCGGTGCACGGCGAGTACCGCCACCTGGTCGCGAACGCGCGCCTGGCGATGGACACCGGGGTGCCCGAGCGGAACACGATCCTGGCCGAGGACGGCTCTGTCGTGGATCTGCGCGACGGCGTCGCCCGCATCGTCGGCCAGCTCGACCTCGGCTTCGTGTACGTCGACGGCTCCAGCGTCGGCGAGATCACGGACGCGGACCTCAAGGACCGCCGCATCCTCGGCGAGGAGGGCTTCATCTCGATCATCGTGGTCGTGGAGGCCGCGAGCGGTCGAATCGTCACCGGCCCCGAGATCCACGCCCGCGGTTTCGCGGAGGACGACGCGGTGTTCGATGCCGTGAAGCCGAAGATCGCCGCGGCGCTGTCGGAGGCCGCGCACAACGGCGTCCGTGACTCGCACGCGCTCTCGCAGGTGGTCCGCCGCACGGTCGGCCGCTGGGTGAACACCAGCTACCGCCGCCGGCCGATGATCGTCCCGCTCGTCATCGAGGCGTGA
- the dapA gene encoding 4-hydroxy-tetrahydrodipicolinate synthase, with product MAQSANPFGQVLVALVTPFTADGEVDWAGVEKHIDDVITAGADGIVVTGTTGETSTLTDPEKLRLVEVGKSVAGGRAKIITGGGSNETAHAIQLYRQSEKAGADGVMVVTPYYNKPTQAGILTHFRMIADSTDLPVILYDIPGRTGVPIKYETILRIAKHPNVLAIKDAKGDFSEVSRVLNQTDLLYFSGDDANVLPHLAIGASGLIGVTANIAPTPYRQIVDAVNAGDLTTATAAHKKLEPLVRAVMTHVPGTVAAKYILHGLGRIQSPRVRLPLVGPEEWEAAQIEDELDLVKDIPGVDFSNFRPDRNAAAGGALPKIAGTTR from the coding sequence ATGGCTCAATCCGCGAATCCGTTCGGCCAGGTGCTCGTCGCCCTGGTCACGCCCTTCACCGCCGATGGCGAGGTCGACTGGGCCGGCGTGGAGAAGCACATCGACGATGTCATCACCGCGGGTGCGGACGGCATCGTCGTGACCGGCACCACGGGCGAGACCTCGACCCTCACCGACCCGGAGAAGCTGCGGCTCGTCGAGGTCGGCAAGTCGGTCGCGGGCGGACGGGCCAAGATCATCACCGGCGGCGGTTCGAACGAGACCGCGCACGCCATCCAGCTCTACCGGCAGAGCGAGAAGGCCGGCGCGGACGGCGTCATGGTCGTCACCCCGTACTACAACAAGCCGACCCAGGCCGGCATCCTCACCCACTTCCGGATGATCGCGGACTCCACCGACCTGCCGGTGATCCTCTACGACATCCCCGGCCGCACCGGCGTCCCCATCAAATACGAGACCATCCTGCGGATCGCCAAGCACCCGAACGTCCTCGCCATCAAGGACGCGAAGGGCGACTTCAGCGAGGTCAGCCGGGTGCTCAACCAGACCGACCTGCTCTACTTCTCCGGCGACGACGCCAACGTGCTCCCGCACCTGGCGATCGGCGCGAGCGGGCTCATCGGGGTCACCGCGAACATCGCGCCGACGCCCTACCGCCAGATCGTGGATGCGGTCAACGCGGGCGACCTGACCACCGCGACCGCTGCGCACAAGAAGCTGGAGCCGCTCGTGCGCGCCGTGATGACCCACGTGCCCGGCACCGTCGCGGCGAAGTACATCCTGCACGGCCTCGGCCGCATCCAGAGCCCGCGCGTCCGGCTGCCGCTGGTCGGCCCGGAGGAGTGGGAGGCCGCGCAGATCGAGGACGAGCTGGATCTGGTCAAGGACATCCCCGGCGTCGACTTCTCCAACTTCCGTCCCGACCGCAACGCCGCCGCGGGCGGCGCACTGCCGAAGATCGCCGGGACCACACGCTGA
- a CDS encoding thioredoxin family protein yields the protein MTAIGALLLLLGLVALTAATGVVLRATAGRVRRARRAERLAPSEVGASAFGDRATFLQFSTAYCAQCPGTARVLSGIAAEHPGVEHLDVDLAARPELATRFGVLQTPTTLLLDAHGTVRGRIGGPARPADVRGAIDRILTETP from the coding sequence ATGACGGCGATCGGCGCACTGCTCCTCCTGCTCGGCCTCGTCGCGCTGACGGCCGCGACGGGGGTGGTCCTGCGCGCCACCGCCGGGCGGGTGCGCCGTGCCCGACGCGCGGAACGGCTCGCGCCGTCCGAAGTGGGAGCGTCCGCGTTCGGGGATCGCGCGACCTTCCTGCAGTTCTCCACGGCGTACTGCGCGCAGTGCCCCGGCACCGCGCGGGTGCTCAGCGGGATCGCCGCCGAGCATCCCGGCGTCGAGCACCTGGACGTCGACCTCGCGGCGCGACCCGAGCTCGCGACCCGGTTCGGCGTGCTGCAGACCCCGACCACGCTGCTGCTCGACGCGCACGGCACCGTGCGCGGCCGCATCGGCGGCCCCGCCCGCCCCGCGGACGTCCGCGGAGCCATAGACCGCATCCTCACGGAGACGCCATGA
- a CDS encoding DUF4395 domain-containing protein: MTDTRPRAIDPRSPRFGAGITAVLLLVVLFLWLTGAAIAAILLLIAIAALFAWGAFAGVQRHPYGVLYRRLVRPRLGPPAETEDPAPPTFAQGVGLVVTGAGLVLAAAGMPVAVPVAAALAFVAAFLNAVFGYCLGCQLYVLLVRTRIIRRGEATG, encoded by the coding sequence ATGACCGACACCCGTCCGCGCGCGATCGACCCGCGCTCCCCCCGCTTCGGCGCCGGCATCACCGCCGTGCTGCTGCTGGTCGTGCTGTTCCTCTGGCTCACCGGAGCGGCCATCGCGGCCATCCTGCTGCTGATCGCCATCGCGGCGCTGTTCGCCTGGGGAGCCTTCGCCGGGGTGCAGCGGCATCCGTACGGCGTCCTCTACCGGCGCCTGGTGCGACCCCGTCTCGGGCCACCGGCCGAGACCGAGGACCCGGCACCGCCGACGTTCGCCCAGGGCGTGGGTCTCGTCGTGACAGGAGCGGGCCTCGTGCTGGCCGCGGCCGGCATGCCTGTCGCCGTGCCGGTCGCCGCCGCACTCGCCTTCGTCGCCGCCTTCCTGAATGCCGTGTTCGGGTACTGCCTCGGCTGCCAGCTGTACGTGCTGCTGGTGCGGACGCGCATCATCCGCCGCGGCGAGGCGACCGGCTGA
- a CDS encoding OsmC family peroxiredoxin: protein MAVTSESTTVWTGDLKSGSGTVSLDSSHAASLDVNWKARSEGGAEVTTPEELLGAAHSACFSMAFSNVLAGFGTPPESIQATAAVTFDPAQGITGSHLLVSARVPGLAAEDFQRLADEAKRTCPVSRALVGIPITIEATLA from the coding sequence ATGGCAGTCACCAGCGAATCCACCACCGTTTGGACGGGCGATCTGAAGTCCGGGTCCGGCACGGTCTCGCTCGACTCGTCCCACGCCGCATCCCTCGACGTCAACTGGAAGGCCCGTTCCGAGGGCGGCGCGGAGGTCACCACTCCGGAGGAGCTGCTCGGCGCCGCGCACTCCGCCTGCTTCTCGATGGCCTTCTCGAACGTGCTCGCCGGATTCGGCACCCCGCCGGAGAGCATCCAGGCGACGGCCGCCGTCACCTTCGACCCGGCACAGGGCATCACCGGCAGCCACCTGCTCGTCAGCGCCCGCGTCCCCGGGCTCGCCGCCGAGGACTTCCAGCGCCTCGCCGACGAGGCGAAGCGCACCTGCCCGGTCTCGCGCGCACTGGTCGGCATCCCGATCACCATCGAAGCAACGCTGGCCTAG
- a CDS encoding TIGR01777 family oxidoreductase — protein MRVLVAGASGLIGTELVRQLDEAGHEVLRLVRRDPAAPNEFHWSPSTRMIDVALMDRADAVVNLSGASLNRLPWTPAHKRRILASRLEATGTLADAMRQAADPPSVFVSGSAVGYYGDRPGMTLTEQATKGTGYLSDVVEAWEAAAHLAPERTRVVTARTGVVVGPGGAMTPLLPMARLGLLGPIAGGGQHWPWVSLRDEAAAIVHLLGSELSGPVNVVGPTPATAAAVLRALAAAVHRPYGLPLPEFAVKLGLGEAGNELLLSDQRVVPERLLADGFVFADRTVQDAVARLLARAA, from the coding sequence ATGCGGGTGCTCGTCGCCGGCGCGTCCGGCCTGATCGGCACCGAGCTCGTCAGGCAGCTCGACGAGGCGGGGCACGAGGTGCTCCGCCTCGTCCGGCGCGACCCGGCCGCGCCGAACGAGTTCCACTGGTCGCCGTCGACCCGGATGATCGACGTCGCGCTCATGGATCGCGCCGACGCCGTGGTCAACCTCTCCGGCGCCTCGCTCAACCGGCTGCCCTGGACACCGGCGCACAAGCGCCGCATTCTCGCCTCGCGCCTGGAGGCGACGGGCACCCTCGCGGACGCCATGCGCCAGGCCGCCGACCCACCCTCGGTGTTCGTGAGCGGCTCCGCGGTCGGCTACTACGGCGACCGGCCCGGGATGACCCTCACCGAGCAGGCGACGAAGGGCACGGGCTACCTCTCCGACGTCGTCGAGGCGTGGGAGGCCGCGGCGCACCTCGCGCCGGAGCGCACCCGGGTCGTGACCGCGCGCACCGGTGTCGTCGTCGGACCCGGCGGCGCGATGACGCCCCTGCTGCCGATGGCGAGGCTCGGACTGCTCGGCCCCATCGCCGGCGGCGGCCAGCACTGGCCGTGGGTGAGCCTCCGCGACGAGGCGGCGGCGATCGTGCACCTGCTCGGCTCCGAGCTCTCCGGCCCTGTCAACGTGGTGGGACCGACGCCCGCCACCGCCGCGGCCGTGCTGCGCGCGCTCGCGGCCGCCGTGCACCGTCCATACGGCCTGCCGTTGCCGGAGTTCGCCGTGAAGCTCGGCCTCGGCGAGGCCGGCAACGAGCTGCTGCTCTCCGACCAGCGCGTCGTCCCGGAGCGCCTGCTCGCCGACGGCTTCGTCTTCGCCGACCGGACCGTCCAGGACGCGGT